The window CCACATTCAGGATACTTTCCCCTTCCTCTGGCCTACCCTTCACTGTGTGGGGCAGGTCCGCTCCTCCTTGCCTCCATTCTCTTGCCTGTCTCCTCACATATCTTACTTGTTGCCTCACCACAGAGACCTCTTCCCTCATTGAGATAAGTCTCTACAAGCCATCTCACTCCCTGCCCCCAGTCTTTCTTCCCATTAAAAGCCCCCTCCAATCCCCATAAGTCTTCTCTCTCATTAACCCTACTGTAGAAGTCCTGCCTTCTTCCCAGAGGTCTGTCCTTTTCCCGACTCCCCTCCCCACAACTGCAGTGAGGTCCCCCTTCGAAGGGTAGGGCTCACCGGGAGGCACACTTGCGGAAAATGCTTCGGATTTCCCAGGCCTGTTGCAGGAGATCTCCGCTGTCCAGGCGCACGCCCACCGCCCGGTAACCCAGCTCTGCCAGGGCCAAAGCCACGGCCAGGAAATTGGGAAGGCCACTCCTGGGggtaagggaagagaaggaggccGTCATTCCCTGGATGCCCTGCTGCTGAGGAGGCCCCCCTCCTCTTCCAGCCCCCAAGCTGCCCGGCTCACCGCATGACACTATAGGAGTCCAGCAGCCCCTGGAAGGCTTTGGGGAAAGCCAGGGCGTAGGCCACGAAGGCAGCCCGTTCTCCTGGGTGAGTCTCTTCTGCCCTCAGGCCCAGGCACTCACACACTTTGCCTAGCCAAGACTTGGCAAGAGTGGAAAGGTCCCTGGGCAGACCTTGCCCAGATGCTGGAGCCAGCATCTGGGGGACAACAGGCAGGGGAGATTGAGGATCAGGAAATTGCGTTTCTGGAGAGATGGGGAGCCCAGAATGGCAGGGGGACAGACTATGGGGTTACAGGTTGGGAGCCTGGGGCTCTTGCTCTGATTCactgtgtaactttggacaaatcccTCCTccttttggtctcagttttctcactagTAAATGGAGCTGGGGAAGGGCCAGGGCTGAGGGGAAGGGCAAAGGAAGTGGGGCTGGGACAAGAGATGGGTTCAGGGACTAGAAAGGAAATGGGGCTTCAGAGGATGGACTTGGGAGGAGAATTGGAAGTGAGGCTGAGCTTTAAACAAAGGGAAAGAGCCCGGGGACCCGACGTTTAGAGGCTCCCCCCAAACCTCCCACACCTCTTTGGTGACTACACTGACCGGGGCATGGGGCTGCTCGGAGCCAGAGAAGGAGGTGACGAAGGAGTGAGCCAGGGTGCCAGCCACAGGTACTCCTCTCAGCTGCCCGGCCAACACGTTACTGCTGCTGTCAAAGCCTGAGCCGGGGCAGGGGCAGGAGAATGGGTCAGGGAAGAGCCGGAGCCATGCCAGGATGGAAGCAAGGGAAGCAAGCAGAGGCTAGGGAAGGCATCTGGGGGGATCCCTACAAAAACAGGGCCCTGCCCCCTTAGTGGCGGATCGCCGACCAAAGCCGGAAGGGGCTTTAGacaatctagtccaactccctcattttacagagaccTAATGGaactaaatgacttctccaagatcACACCAGCAAGATCTCAGAGGCAGCACCTGAACGGGTCTTCCCCCAGGGCTGGGCTGCTTCCCAAGTACTGAGGTTTGGGGAGGGGACTGAGTACAGGAAGAGGCTCCAAAGCACTAGAGGAGTTTCAGGtctgtcatttgtaaaataagcaggTGGGACCAGGCCCACTCTGAGGTTCTTCCGGACGTTGAGTTCTAGGATTCTAGCCTAGCAGCAAGGATCAGAGCCTGGGGAGGGACAGTGGAATGGGGATACAGCTGGGGGCTCTAAAGCATGGCTGGGGAGAGTGGGGCAACGGGTCCTCACCGCCCAGGTAGCTGTAGGTGGAGGCGGTGAGACCGCCATCTGGACCCTGCGCCCGACGAAGCCCCATCTCTAGCAGCCGCTTCTCCGGCCCCGCAATCAGGCGCAGCCGAGCTGCGTTAGTGGCCACGAGGCTGGAGGAGGCAAGGAAGCGTGAGTGGGCAGCATGTCTCCCACTCTCCCCTGGCCCTCCCGCTCTCAGGGAGGCCCTGGTCCGTCTCCTCAGTCCCCACCTGGCGTAATTGATGAGGCAGAGCAAGGGGGTCTCCAGGATCTGCACCAGGAGGAGAGGCCCAGACACGCAGAGCAGCGGTACCTGGAGCATGGAGATGACACGGCCCCATCAGAGCCCTGAGCTAGGACTGTGAGTCCTTGGTTACCTTCTCCTGCCTTCCCCCACCCAATCCAGGGCTGCACACACTCACATGGGCAAAGGCGAGGGAGCCCTCAGGCTGTGCCCGAATCGTCACCCCAGAGCAGTCCAGTCCCTGCAGGTATTCAAAGAATTCAGGGTCCGTGTCTGGTGGGAGCACGGAGGCCAAGTACTTTATATCTGTAGGGAGCAGAGGGTAAGGGGGCAtacaggggtgtgtgtgtgtaattacgGGCATGGTATATAGGATGACAACTTTTCCACGGCAGGGCCAAGAGCCTCTAGTTGAGACCTAGTTCCTGGTCTGACCTTCTCTCCCACATCAGAGccttaaagatgacaataataaatAGCTAGGAGGCAGATCTAGGATGGTAAAGGCAGGGACGTGGCTTagctctcccccaaacccctccaaagccctttaaataatgactctaaacaaattctagagtggcAGAATCCATaaaaagacagagggaaacaattttccagtccaagacaacttagaGGGTTGGCAGGAAAAGCAGTCCAGGAGAGACCCCAGACCCAGCAACCAGGAGCAGGAGCAGCCACTGAATGAGCAGTGGGAGCAGTGGCCCATACAAGGTAGGGGTTGCACAACTGGTCAGAAGACTACAGGGGTTCTTGGCTAACACTGAGGCAGAACACTCAGATCTGGGTTCCAGTTCCAGATGGCAGTGCCAGGGTTAGGAGGGTCACTAGCACACCAGAGGTATGAAGGAGCAGGGACCTTCATCATAGTTtaagggcagaaaagagtgcttgtgattAGAGAACAGAGAACAGGCTAGGAGAGCAGTAAACACACTTCTTGGATCATTCCATGTTGCAAGacctgaaaacttacaggtccctgAAAAAAGCTGCACAAAACTActgaagcttggaacaatgcACCCTCCACCCCAGAAGCAGAGCCCActttaaaaaagagttaaaagtcaagaaatagactgggaaaataagcaaacaaacaacggGAGAAATTCTGATATAGAAAGTTGCTATGATGATAAGAAAGCTCAAAACACACTCAGTAGATAGATCAAAGTTCCTGCATCCTaagtcttcaagaaaaatatgaattggactAGCTATGGTAGGGCTCAAAAaggtttttgaaaatcaagtaagagaggtagaggaaaaattgggaggaGAAATGAGAGTTGTggatgaaaaacatgaaaaaagagtcaTGAGCTTAGTAAAGAGCACACTCacatctgaagaaaataacatcttgcAAAATAGACTAGgctaaatgataaaaagaaataaaaaaaaaagagagagaagaatgtcctaaaaagcagaactggacaaatggaaaaaaggcataaaaattcactgaagaaaacaattcctttaaaagtagaattaatcaaatgcaacaggtacaaaaactcactgaagaaaatgatcctgcaaaaattagaaatgaataaatggaaactaatgatgttatgaaaaatcaagaaacaatcaaacaaaaaataacttggAGAACAGATCCAGAAGCGAtaattagataatttaaaaaataattgggctacctgaaagtcatgatcaaaaaaagaacctactggaaaaacaaatgaccttaAGAACTGATCCAGAAAATACaattagataatttaaaaattactggactacctgaaagccataatcaaaaaagagcctagaaattttcaagaaattttcaaagaagactgttctgatattctaggaccagagggtaaaatagaaattgaaagaattcatcaatcatagaaattgaaagaattcatcaatcacctcctgaattcccaggaatattatagccaaatttcagaactctcagatcaagaaaaaaaaatactgcaagcaccccgaaagaaacaattcaagtactgTGGAACCAGTCAGGATAACACACGATGAGCAGTTTCAATATTTAAGAAAGGGAgggcaggggcagctagatggcgcagtggatagaggcACCagtcctggattcaggaggacctgagttcaaatctgatttcagacactttgatacttcctagctgtgtgacccagggcaagtcacttaaccccaattgcctcagcaaaaaaaaaaaaaaaaaaaaaaaaaaagggagggcttggaatatgataattccagagggcaaaggagctaggattgcaaccaaaaaTTACTTACCTATcatcaaaactgagtataatccttaaggcggaaatgaatatttaataaaataaaggactttcaagcatttttaaTGAAGAGAccaaaactgaattaaaaaaaaaaaaatctgacttcaaatacaagaccaaaaaaaaagcataaaaaagtaaacagaaaagggaaatcataaggaaattcttacattcctacatgggaaggtGATACTAATAACTCCTAattactttctcattattagggcagttaagaGTATATATTGACAGAGGACATGAATGTGAGTTGCATTTGAAGGGTTAATATTAATTAAGGGGTtagagaggaatatactggggtaaagggaaagggagagatagaatgggtTAAagtttctcacataaaagaggaaagaaaaagcctTTATTGCGCAAGGTgggggaggtgaaggggaatgagCAAACCATACTCTCTTCAGAattgacagaaagacagagagacagagatggagacagagagagaaaggagggcagaTTGGGAGATGGGAGAGacagtagtttaaaaaaaaaaacacttttgaggcggtacagggtgaaagaagagtggaaaaaatagaataaatgataGGAGACAgggaataggatggagggaaatgcagTTAGCAAAAGTaactgtgaaaataatttttctgataaGGACCTTATTTCTCAGGTATATAGAAAACCAAGtcaaattgacaaaaataagattcattcaccaattgataaataatcaaaacatatgaacagatTTTGCATGAAGTAATCAAGACTATCTATAGCCACATGAAAATGTGCTCTCCTtactaatgcaaattaaaacaattctgaggtactacctcatagttattagattggttaataggctagaaaaagaaaataaaaatgttggagaggaagtgggaaaaatgagacttgaatgcactgttggtgaaattgtgaactaatTAAACAATTCTGTAGAACATAGgattataaaaccatgcatattctttgacctagcaatatcactaggtctgtatctcaaaagattaaaaaaaaaggaaaagggcctatatatgcaaaaatatttgttgcagcTCTTTTCTAGGACCAAAAAATTGAGAACTGAGGGGATTCCCATCAACTCAtggaatggctaagcaaattgtgatatgtgattataatggaatattattgtgctataagaaatgatgatcagcaaagaggaaataatatacagaCTCactatgggtatagaaatctatttagGAAAGTAATTAGGAgttatcttcccatgtaggaatgtaaaaatTTCCTTATAACCACAGGAAGGTGGGAGGGTGATGAAAGAAAGGGGATATTGAGGGAGACACTTGTCAGCAATCcagtgatccaagactactctgaagaacttatgatgaaaaatcctatccatatctaGAGAACAATCtcattgtgtctgaatacagactgaaacataaaattaaaggaaaagaaatgatgagcaagatgctctcaaaaaaatctggaaagacttgcataagcttatacaaaatgaaatgttccatatacaaagtaacagcagtGTTGTAAGAGGAATAGCTacaaatgacttagctattctcagcaatacaatgattcaagataattctgaagaacttaaaatgaaaaagactatccatccccagaaaaagaacttgtgGTGTTTGAATtgagattgaaacatactttttaaactttatttttcttgaggattgtttttttcatttttgacctatattttctttcacaacatgacattatggaaatgttttgcatgactacacatgtataacctattgtaaactgcttgtcttctcagtagaggtagaggggggaggaaggcagagaatttggaactcggttttaaaaacaaatgttaaaaattgattttacatgaaactgggagaaaataaaatactaaacaaataaaaaataataactagctAGGCTTTACATAGCTGCAAAGCATtcataatattatctcattttatgctcacAATCCTGGGAGTTGGATCCTATTACTACTTatcttacatatgaggaaattgaagctcatttgcccaaggtcccacagtTAATCTGAGGCTGAAAACACTCCCCAGTGAAGAACCTTAGGTCTCACCGAGCTCCCTGTGGCTTTGAGAAGACTCCTCTTATTGGCCTCCCTGCTgccttctccaatccattctctaccCATCAGCCAAAGAAATTGTCATTAAGTACAGGTTTGTTCATCACTCTCCTTCTCGATTCCCACCAGGGGCTCCCTAGTGTCtttaggaataaaatataaactcatttgtttGACATGCTTCCTTATACAGTAGTCCCCTGCCCACATTGCCCTTTTGTTCTCCTACACAGAGCTTCATCTACTATTTTCTTGTCACAAGGTCAAGTTCTTCGGCCTGGAATAAGATTGATCCTTCCTCAATATGCCTGTTAGgatcttttatttccttcaagtctAAACTCAAGCATCacctgcaagaagcctttcctgactccTATTCCTGGACTCAGCCACAAAGTCTGGGTGGGACTTCACAATTTAACCACCTCATTCTCTTTAATCCTGCATATGCTGAATAtgcataggcacttaataaatgcttgttgattgatcaaaAGGATCCTTGCTCTTTTGGTCAAGGATTGACTTTTTCactactttctcatttttcttcagcTCTGATGACCTAAGGACCAGATCTTTCCCCACCTGAGATTGCTCCTTGGATTCAGAGACCGAATCCTCCTCTACCTAATTACTAATTGTGGTCCTCCCTCTCCACCCCACCTCTACCTCCCCACCCCATTAATTCTGGGTTTGGCAATCACTTACCTCTAGGATAATAATTACCTATGATATTGTTCTTAGAAAACTTAAACTGATAAAGTATTTTCCTTGCAACAGACTTCTAATTTTTCAATCCAACTTCCTACCAACTGAAGCACCCAAAACATTTTCCACTCAATATTTAGTGACACTACATTCATCTTCTCCTTAATTTCTTATCCTTCCAATCACCCAGACTCATAAACTGGTTTTCATTCTTTAACTCCTTACTTTCTCTCACTCCCCCCATACCTTCCCCAATGTCCAATTTCTTGCCAAATCCTATGGATTCTAGCATTTGGAACTATATGGGTCCTTCTGTCTTCTGACACAAATGTGACCTTACATATCAGGACTACTGCAAAATTCTGGTTgatttccctgcctcaagtctctctccacttcagTCCATAATCTACTCAGTAGACAAATTAATTTCCCTGAAGCTCAGGTCTGATCGTCGATTTCTCCCCCTCACTTCTCCATTTAATAAAGTGCAGTGCTTCCTTTTTACTTCCAggataagataaatacaaaatccagtttgacatttaaagcctttgATAACTGCTTCCCTCCTAACTCTTCAGTTCTCTTGCAccatactttttgatccaatataattttttcctgttcCTCTAACAATCCAACCCTCAACTCCAGGCATTCTCACTTGCTGTCCCCATACCTGAAATTCTCTCGATTTTCATCTCCATCTCCTGGCCCCATaaccagctaaaatcccactttctacgaGGTCTGGTCTCCCTAAATGCCAGTTGGACCTTCCCCTCTGCTAATTCATTCCCTTCTCTATCTTGTTTGTACGCAGTTGTTAGTAGGATGTaaacccccccttcccccattagGGGAATAgtccccattagactatgagcccCTTAAGGgcaggaaatatttgttttttggttttgttttgttttttggccttTCTTGGTATCTCCAGAGCTGAGCTAAAGAGTCTGGTTTTCAGTTTGAATTTCAACTCGGACTATCTAGGGCTTCACACCCCTGGGGCTCTTTGGACTCTGAGTTTAGGTCCCAACTCCCAAGCCCAAATTCACTCCTAACCAATCACGAAGCCAGTTGCgatttctcctcccccccacccctcctatCCCGTCACATCCCACTTAATCTTTCCCAATACTGAGCGAACTCTGCCTCTCACCCAAAGAGGCCAGACCCAAGACTCACAAAGCAATTAATTAATAAGACTAATCTCTGGAGACTTTAGAACCCATAAAGTCCAACAGCCTCgtttttacagaaggggaaactgagactcatttCAAGGCGGGAAGTATTTGCGTTTTCCCGCGGGAACTCGAGATGACGGAATAATTTACACCCACCACCAGCACCACCACCCCCGCAGGCCTTCCCTCAAAGTTCGCCGCCGACACACCGTTCCTAATTCCTTACACTCTGTCCTCTCCACAGCCATCCACCCCCGTCTCAGGGTTCTAGGGGCAGAGGCTACAGCTTGCGTCTAGAGGACGGGGAGAGGTTTGGACCTGATCTGGAATCTAGGATTTAAACTAGCGCTGGATCTGCGGTGGGAGCCTCAGGGTCCGAAGCTGGGGTCCGAACATGCAGGGGCGGAACCTGCGACTCTAGCGGGCACCGAACTTGTAGCCGTGCCGGGGTCTGAACGTGGGCCTGGAGCGGGACGCATGCAGGGTCCGGATCTGGGACTGGGGCGGGGTGGGAATCCCCTGGGAGTTTGGGCAGGAGCGCATGCAGGGTCTGCGGGCAGTGGGGCTGGGACGCAACAAGGAGTCTGAATTGGGGACCGAAGCTGAACCGGGCAGAGAAGTAGGGCCGGGGCCAGGGTCAGGGCCAGAGGCAGAGCCAGGGTCCGGGTCCGAGTCAGGCTCTGCGTCGGGCCCGAAGCGGCGGTACCTGCCGGGCGGAGGCGGAAGGTGCGCAAGAAGCGCATGCAGTCCCGCAGCCCCGCGGCCAGAGCGAAGGACGAGCCGAAGGGGCAGCGACGAAAGAAGAGCTCGAACTCCGCGGGCTCCCGGGCCCGGCCCGCCCGCCAGTAGGCCACGGCCATGGTGAATTGGTAGAGATCGGTGAGCAGTGCCCGGGCCGCTGCCTCCGCCTCCGGGTCCTGCTCCCCCTCGGGCTGCAGCTCCAGCTTCGCCTGCGCTTTCTCCATTCCGCAGCCCGGTCCGCAATGTCCCCGCTCTTAGGAACGCCGGAGGGTAGCCGGTCACGTGGAGACACGCCCCGACCAATGACCGTGACACTCGGGAATCCGCGCCCCAGCAACGCCACAACGCCTTTCGGGAAGTTCCCCGACTCCGCGGCCTCCCGTACGAGGCTGGCCCAGATCACGCGTGGGCCGGGAAGACCCTAGGGTACGGCAGCCCCTCTAGACTACCAGGCTTCTCAGCTTCTGTCCCGGGCGCCGAGTTCCCTGGCCCACTCGTGCCCACCCACGCGGAGCGCAGAGTCCAAGGCTGAGGATCTGAACAGCCTCCCCGGCACTTGGTGCGTGACCTGGAGCACTTTCACTCCCCTGTAGCAAGGTTTCCCCAGAAGAGCTATTGCCAGTTCCCACGGCGCTTCTTCCAAACTCACTCTCTGCAGAAGATCTCaatcctccccaccccccttttttttttaaaaagaaaagtttattgacgctttttatttacaacatagTCATTTCTGGATGTCGTCCCTCCCTCCCCTGCACTGAAATCCCACTTTGGTAAGAGACACTTTGGGCTGGGACCGTTTCCGAGAGTCTAGCACTAATTGGCATCCAATAAAAATAATCTGTTAAAATTTATATGTGCTTACTCTGCGCCAGT of the Sarcophilus harrisii chromosome 1, mSarHar1.11, whole genome shotgun sequence genome contains:
- the NAPRT gene encoding nicotinate phosphoribosyltransferase, which produces MEKAQAKLELQPEGEQDPEAEAAARALLTDLYQFTMAVAYWRAGRAREPAEFELFFRRCPFGSSFALAAGLRDCMRFLRTFRLRPADIKYLASVLPPDTDPEFFEYLQGLDCSGVTIRAQPEGSLAFAHVPLLCVSGPLLLVQILETPLLCLINYASLVATNAARLRLIAGPEKRLLEMGLRRAQGPDGGLTASTYSYLGGFDSSSNVLAGQLRGVPVAGTLAHSFVTSFSGSEQPHAPMLAPASGQGLPRDLSTLAKSWLGKVCECLGLRAEETHPGERAAFVAYALAFPKAFQGLLDSYSVMRSGLPNFLAVALALAELGYRAVGVRLDSGDLLQQAWEIRSIFRKCASRFQVPWLEAVSIAVSNNIDEKVLTRLARKDSEVNLIGIGTSVVTCPLQPSLGCVYKLVSVRGQPCRKLTEDSEKQTLPGTKAAFRLYDPEGAPILDLLQLEEEPAPRAGQELRVWPLDVSGGDCRSLTLTPASLEPLLRVYFHLGQVCEPIPSLAESRTLAQKSLGCLSPSHKRLEHPEPYQVALSEKLHALLKGLVQSNQEGP